One genomic window of Blastocatellia bacterium includes the following:
- the ahcY gene encoding adenosylhomocysteinase, producing the protein MTSSSKVPNCDVKDLGLAAAGKKRIEWAEREMPVLRLIRERFAESRPLEGAKLVACCHITTETANLARALKAGGADAVLIASNPLSTQDDVAAALVVEYGIPVYAIKGESTDTYRTHVKMALDTNPNLIIDDGSDVIATMVREYPHLIDTLVGSTEETTTGLVRLRALEKMGRLTWPAIAVNDAQTKHFFDNRYGTGQSTLDGVVRATNILLAGRTLVVVGYGWCGKGVAMRARGMGANVVVTEVNPIRAIEAVMDGFRVMTMDTAAPLGDIFITVTGNRHVIDGHHFAQMKDGAIVANSGHFDVELNLVALAEMSEEREELRPFVEQYRVKATGNRVMVLGEGRLINLAAAEGHPASVMDMSFANQALSCEYLVTNKGKLEPGLRLLPEAVDNEIASLKLEAMNIKIDELTPEMIEYMNTWEAGT; encoded by the coding sequence ATGACGAGTAGCTCGAAAGTACCGAATTGCGATGTGAAAGACTTGGGCCTGGCGGCTGCCGGCAAGAAGCGCATTGAGTGGGCCGAGCGCGAGATGCCTGTGCTGCGCTTGATCCGCGAGCGCTTCGCCGAATCGCGTCCGCTCGAAGGCGCAAAGCTGGTCGCCTGCTGCCACATCACGACCGAAACCGCGAACCTGGCGCGCGCCTTGAAAGCCGGCGGCGCTGACGCCGTGCTGATCGCTTCCAACCCGCTGTCGACGCAAGACGACGTGGCGGCGGCGCTGGTGGTCGAATACGGCATCCCCGTCTATGCCATCAAAGGCGAATCCACAGACACCTACCGCACCCATGTGAAGATGGCGCTCGACACCAACCCGAACCTCATCATTGACGATGGCTCGGACGTCATCGCCACGATGGTCAGAGAATATCCGCACTTGATCGATACGCTGGTCGGCTCTACCGAAGAGACGACGACCGGGCTGGTGCGTTTGCGGGCGCTCGAAAAGATGGGCCGCCTGACGTGGCCCGCCATCGCCGTCAACGACGCGCAGACCAAGCACTTCTTCGACAACCGCTATGGCACCGGCCAGTCAACGCTTGACGGCGTCGTGCGCGCCACCAATATTTTGCTGGCGGGCCGCACGCTGGTGGTCGTCGGCTACGGCTGGTGCGGCAAAGGCGTGGCGATGCGCGCGCGCGGCATGGGCGCGAACGTCGTCGTCACCGAAGTCAACCCGATCCGCGCCATCGAAGCCGTGATGGACGGCTTCCGCGTCATGACAATGGACACGGCCGCGCCGCTCGGCGACATCTTCATCACCGTCACAGGCAACCGCCACGTCATTGATGGCCATCACTTCGCGCAGATGAAAGACGGCGCCATCGTCGCCAACTCCGGTCACTTCGATGTCGAGCTGAATCTGGTGGCGCTCGCCGAGATGAGCGAGGAGCGCGAAGAGTTGCGCCCGTTCGTCGAACAGTATCGCGTCAAAGCGACAGGCAACCGCGTCATGGTGCTGGGTGAAGGCCGCTTGATCAATCTGGCCGCCGCCGAAGGCCACCCGGCTTCGGTCATGGATATGAGCTTTGCCAACCAGGCGCTGTCGTGCGAATACCTGGTCACCAACAAGGGCAAGCTAGAGCCCGGTTTGCGATTGCTGCCCGAAGCGGTTGATAACGAGATCGCCTCGCTCAAGCTCGAAGCCATGAACATCAAGATCGATGAGCTGACGCCAGAGATGATCGAGTACATGAATACCTGGGAAGCGGGAACCTAG